Part of the Maridesulfovibrio sp. genome, CATCCCCACTGCTGAGGAGCTGCAGCCGACAGTAATTCTGCAGGACCTTGTCATGCCGGAAATTGACGGTATGACCATGGTCAAGTTCATGCGGGTAAATTCCAAGCTCAAGGATATCCCCCTCATCGTGCTTTCCACCAAGGAAGAGCCGACCACCAAGGCTGAGGCTTTTGCTCTCGGGGCCAATGATTATCTGGTCAAGCTGCCGGACCGCATTGAGTTGCTGGCCCGTATCCGCTACCACTCCAAAGGTTACATCAACCTTTTGCAGAGGAATGAGGCTTACGAGCAGTTGCGAGAAAGCAGGGATGAGATGCGCAAGGAACTGGCTGTTGCCGCCGACTACGTTACCTCGCTGCTTCCTGATCCGCTTAAAGAAGGAGATATTCAAGCAGACTGGCGATTTATACCTTCTGCATCATTGGGGGGTGATTCCTTCGGCTATCACTGGCTGGATGATGACCATTTTGCCATGTATCTGCTTGATGTCTGTGATCACGGGGTCGGCTCCGCCTTACTCTCTGTTTCAGCCATGAACGTGCTTCGTTCCCAAACCCTGCCGGATACGGATTTTCTCAAGCCGGACGAGGTTCTGGAAGCTTTGAATGATTCTTTCCAGATGGATCAGCAGAACAATCTTTATTTTACCATGTGGTACGGTGTTTACCGCAAATCCGACCGGACCCTGACTTATTCCAGCGGCGGACATCCTCCGGCATTGCTCATTGCTGGCGGTGAGGCAAAGCAGCTGCGTACTCCGGGGATGATTGTAGGCGGCATGCCGGATATGACCTACACCAGTGAGTCTGTAACCGTTGAACCGGGCGCGCGCTTTT contains:
- a CDS encoding SpoIIE family protein phosphatase, whose translation is MTEVKEQLLTEHKINVLLIDDQPMVGEAVRRMLAGEDDIDFHFVSDPTKAIPTAEELQPTVILQDLVMPEIDGMTMVKFMRVNSKLKDIPLIVLSTKEEPTTKAEAFALGANDYLVKLPDRIELLARIRYHSKGYINLLQRNEAYEQLRESRDEMRKELAVAADYVTSLLPDPLKEGDIQADWRFIPSASLGGDSFGYHWLDDDHFAMYLLDVCDHGVGSALLSVSAMNVLRSQTLPDTDFLKPDEVLEALNDSFQMDQQNNLYFTMWYGVYRKSDRTLTYSSGGHPPALLIAGGEAKQLRTPGMIVGGMPDMTYTSESVTVEPGARFFLYSDGVYELKKVSDGKMWEFDEFAGFMKDTAGELGKPIDQLIAYTRELQGGELYEDDFSMVEFVFA